A window from Exiguobacterium marinum DSM 16307 encodes these proteins:
- a CDS encoding carbohydrate ABC transporter permease, which translates to MNKENIALPVSTTKTKVVRRKKKNLLTPWLFLLPSILVLGTFLVIPIVEAFHWSLLDYKIIAGTGEFVGLANFKEIFTDTSFWLALWNTILFLIIVLPLNIFLPMILAVLVNQTIKGVSTFRILYYLPVVTPMVVAALMWKMLYSQSGPVSSIFVSLGLFDNPTNLLVQSSTALVAVSAITVWKGLGYYMIIYLAGLQSISKDVYESAEIDGANAFQKFWRITVPMLTPSVTLVSVMTIIAGMKVFEEIALTTGGGPAGATTTLVMYIYKKFMSLDVSIASAAGVVLLLLAIGASLLQMKLTSSREEDLRA; encoded by the coding sequence ATGAATAAAGAGAATATAGCACTCCCTGTATCGACCACGAAAACGAAGGTCGTCAGACGGAAGAAGAAAAACCTCCTCACCCCTTGGCTGTTCCTACTCCCATCGATTCTCGTGCTCGGCACGTTCCTCGTCATCCCAATCGTCGAGGCGTTTCATTGGAGTTTGTTGGACTATAAAATCATTGCGGGAACTGGAGAGTTCGTCGGACTCGCCAACTTCAAAGAGATTTTTACAGATACGTCGTTTTGGCTCGCGTTATGGAATACGATTTTATTTTTGATTATCGTCCTTCCATTGAATATCTTTTTGCCAATGATTTTAGCAGTCTTGGTCAATCAGACTATCAAAGGTGTATCGACGTTCCGTATCTTGTATTACTTGCCGGTCGTCACACCGATGGTCGTTGCCGCGCTCATGTGGAAGATGCTTTACTCACAGAGTGGCCCGGTCTCGTCAATATTCGTATCGCTCGGTCTGTTTGACAATCCGACAAACTTACTTGTCCAAAGCTCGACCGCTCTCGTCGCAGTATCCGCGATCACAGTGTGGAAAGGCCTAGGCTACTACATGATCATTTATTTGGCTGGTCTTCAATCGATTTCAAAAGATGTCTATGAATCTGCTGAGATCGACGGAGCGAACGCCTTTCAAAAATTTTGGCGCATCACTGTACCGATGTTGACACCTTCTGTCACACTCGTGTCTGTCATGACAATCATCGCTGGAATGAAAGTGTTTGAAGAAATCGCGTTAACGACGGGCGGTGGTCCGGCTGGAGCGACTACGACGCTCGTCATGTACATCTATAAAAAATTCATGTCACTGGACGTCAGTATCGCATCAGCCGCTGGTGTCGTCCTGCTCCTTCTCGCAATCGGTGCTTCCTTGCTTCAAATGAAGTTGACGAGTTCGCGAGAAGAAGATTTACGGGCTTAA
- a CDS encoding carbohydrate ABC transporter permease, whose protein sequence is MKRKQTTQKIMLYLLMIFISVITVGPFLITLFMALKSPGESIYGTVYPTDPTLANFTDSFSKANFGLYFLNTFIVTAIAIPLNLLFCSLAAYPLARMDFRGRGVVLSLIIATMMVPFQLYMAPLFQLAGELGLRNSYIGLVVMQVATAFGIYLMRQAYLRIPKELEESAYLDGANRFQVWYRVALPLVKPTLVTLAIFTFMGTWGDYLWPLLNSTESSMYTLSIGLAQLSQNFDGSNLKLISAASILTTIPTLILFMALQKYFISGATDGAVKG, encoded by the coding sequence ATGAAACGTAAACAAACGACACAAAAAATCATGTTATACCTATTGATGATTTTCATTTCGGTTATCACGGTCGGTCCATTCCTCATCACGTTATTTATGGCACTCAAATCGCCAGGGGAAAGTATTTACGGAACAGTTTATCCGACAGACCCGACACTCGCAAACTTCACCGATTCGTTCTCGAAAGCGAACTTCGGGCTCTACTTCCTCAATACGTTTATCGTAACGGCGATTGCGATCCCGTTGAACTTGCTCTTCTGTAGTCTGGCGGCATATCCGCTCGCCCGAATGGACTTCCGAGGAAGAGGCGTCGTTCTCTCACTCATTATCGCGACGATGATGGTTCCCTTCCAACTGTACATGGCACCACTCTTCCAACTCGCAGGCGAGCTTGGTCTACGTAACTCTTACATCGGACTCGTTGTGATGCAGGTGGCGACGGCGTTTGGGATCTACTTAATGCGACAAGCGTATTTACGCATCCCGAAAGAGCTTGAAGAGTCGGCTTACCTAGACGGGGCGAACCGTTTCCAAGTTTGGTATCGCGTCGCGTTACCACTCGTAAAACCGACACTCGTCACATTGGCGATTTTCACGTTTATGGGGACGTGGGGCGACTACTTGTGGCCACTCCTCAATTCAACGGAGAGTAGCATGTACACGCTCTCGATCGGATTGGCGCAACTGTCGCAAAACTTCGATGGCTCGAACTTGAAATTAATTAGTGCGGCATCGATCTTGACGACGATTCCGACATTGATTTTATTCATGGCGCTCCAAAAATACTTTATCTCTGGTGCGACAGACGGCGCCGTGAAAGGTTAA
- a CDS encoding FAD-dependent oxidoreductase — protein sequence MIHYAGHEIKVVREVDCVVVGGGTSGVTAAYTAASEGVDTLLIEKTIALGGTQTNALVSPMMPTHVQPRGVNRYILDRLEERGVKTDDGTTNCRWFNVETLTSLLDELLEQVGCQVLYDAVVIDVLKDDDAITHLIVQTCAGLVAIQTQTVIDASADAVVARVSDIPTSSGDENGHNQQMTFRFEMGGVDLARVRDYVLGLGETFCQIEDPNFFEIVMVPGKGHVLEGLFRDGLATGELTADDLKYFQGFTQPGKPGVFSFNCPHIPGLTDTTDPFARSEAVRIGRQMMQRLSRFLVRHLPGFESAFLLKEATQLGIRESYRIQGKYVLSETDYANRARFHDAIAKGDWYVDVHRVKGDEALPKKYTAGEYYEIPYRALIVNEVTNVIFAGRHISSTFLMQASLRIQPTLRDVGEATGLAVALALKTKTALNELDGRLIRERMEVLQ from the coding sequence ATGATTCATTACGCAGGACACGAAATCAAGGTAGTACGAGAAGTCGATTGTGTCGTCGTTGGCGGCGGGACGTCTGGCGTGACGGCGGCCTATACTGCAGCAAGTGAGGGAGTCGACACACTTCTCATTGAAAAGACGATTGCACTCGGTGGGACGCAGACGAACGCGCTCGTCTCTCCGATGATGCCGACACACGTTCAACCTCGGGGCGTCAACCGCTACATCTTAGATCGATTGGAAGAGCGCGGCGTTAAAACGGATGACGGGACGACGAATTGTCGGTGGTTCAATGTCGAGACGCTCACTTCGTTGCTAGATGAGTTGTTGGAACAGGTCGGATGTCAGGTGTTATACGATGCCGTCGTCATCGATGTGTTGAAAGACGATGACGCGATCACCCATCTGATCGTCCAGACATGTGCCGGCCTCGTCGCGATTCAGACGCAGACGGTCATCGATGCTTCAGCGGACGCCGTCGTCGCCCGTGTGTCGGACATCCCGACGTCTTCTGGTGACGAAAACGGACATAATCAGCAGATGACGTTCCGTTTTGAGATGGGCGGTGTCGACCTCGCTCGTGTCCGAGACTATGTGCTTGGACTCGGCGAAACGTTCTGTCAGATCGAGGACCCGAATTTCTTCGAGATTGTCATGGTCCCCGGGAAAGGTCATGTGCTCGAAGGGTTATTCCGGGACGGATTGGCAACAGGTGAACTCACGGCTGACGACCTGAAGTATTTTCAAGGATTCACACAACCGGGCAAACCGGGTGTCTTCTCCTTTAACTGTCCCCACATCCCTGGGTTGACGGACACGACCGACCCGTTCGCCCGTTCTGAAGCGGTGCGTATCGGGCGACAGATGATGCAGCGTCTCAGCCGATTCTTGGTCCGTCATTTACCAGGATTTGAGTCCGCTTTCTTATTAAAAGAAGCAACACAGCTCGGCATCCGTGAGTCATATCGAATTCAAGGGAAGTATGTGTTGTCCGAAACGGACTATGCGAATCGGGCCCGCTTCCATGACGCGATTGCCAAAGGAGATTGGTACGTCGATGTCCATCGCGTCAAAGGAGACGAGGCGTTACCGAAGAAATACACGGCGGGTGAATATTATGAGATCCCGTATCGTGCCCTTATCGTGAATGAAGTGACGAATGTCATTTTCGCTGGTCGACATATCTCGAGCACGTTCCTCATGCAAGCCTCGCTTCGGATTCAGCCGACGCTACGAGATGTCGGGGAAGCGACGGGACTGGCCGTCGCACTCGCGTTAAAAACGAAAACGGCACTGAATGAACTTGACGGCAGGTTGATTCGGGAACGAATGGAGGTTCTTCAATGA
- a CDS encoding glycoside hydrolase family 38 N-terminal domain-containing protein: MKQVHVLNHTHWDREWYESFESFRFKLTEGLRYVVDRLEAGQFDNFFLDGQTIVLDDYREVVSVDEYEQLVEWIRAGKIEVGPWYLLADEFLVAGEALIQNLKIGTKLARELGSKHDIGYLPDTFGHIGQMPQILEQFGIGHAILWRGAVSDSFENTWVAPNGSHVKTFVLPLFEGYYQTFLKHEAFQKEMDDYLTRNEPFVKSGHYLVMNGADHTFTAPDIKDRLNAVDLPVRQSLMSDYTDAVATHRPTATIHGEQRDPSKIFILPGVLSTRTYLKRDNQLVEDEALNTLGFLNAFLGTETRNDSFREYVWKLILQNQPHDSICGCSIDAVHDEMETRSARALAAMRQFEQTQLDKHYPAPYFGEGYNNQLVVISTVPVKRMLPVETTIRIPKRLDLGHISLSMNGGPIEIDVLRREEKEVFLRHILAEPHYDEYVEYDVVFSIPVEGAGAYVCEIERVEEAVTPLAQTEDVIENAFYKIETNDQGLTITDVVSGTRYPGQHVVYSSLDAGDTYNYSPPLEDCLSKATLLHATVERGQSHQTMCLEFTLTIPASLDDSRQKGSEQMVTMPIMTTVTLYEHDPLIRFKTTVDNKAQDHKLRVAFDVGTCEVTTADTAFDWNERETMRDKRFDAEKNEECVMAQAPTYSFVQANAHTLVHRGLQEYVVSTYDDRDVVELTMLRAVGWLSRRDLRTRGNGAGPGFEVPGAQCLRTDTFEYGLVLNRENESATHITSFRRRPIVHQTRAATPRHWFTMTGGVFSSVTGIEPNVSEIRLYNPTRERVPITMTFEQQVTLERVTLTGDVIEQVDAAFTVRPKDIVTIRVTSEEK, translated from the coding sequence ATGAAACAAGTGCACGTCTTGAATCATACGCATTGGGACCGGGAATGGTATGAATCGTTCGAATCGTTCCGCTTCAAACTGACGGAAGGGCTACGTTATGTCGTCGATCGTCTAGAAGCTGGGCAATTCGATAACTTTTTTTTAGATGGACAGACGATCGTGCTCGACGATTATCGGGAAGTGGTCAGTGTGGACGAATATGAACAGCTCGTCGAGTGGATTCGTGCAGGCAAAATCGAGGTCGGACCGTGGTACTTACTCGCCGATGAGTTTTTAGTGGCGGGTGAAGCGCTCATTCAAAACTTGAAGATTGGGACGAAGCTGGCACGCGAACTGGGATCGAAACATGATATCGGCTATTTGCCGGATACGTTCGGACATATCGGACAGATGCCACAAATTCTAGAGCAATTCGGAATCGGTCACGCCATCCTATGGCGTGGTGCCGTATCGGATTCATTCGAGAATACGTGGGTCGCGCCGAACGGGTCGCACGTCAAGACGTTCGTCCTTCCTTTGTTCGAAGGCTATTATCAGACATTCTTAAAGCATGAGGCATTTCAAAAAGAGATGGATGACTATTTGACACGTAACGAACCGTTCGTGAAAAGCGGTCATTACTTGGTCATGAATGGGGCCGACCACACATTCACAGCACCAGACATCAAAGACAGGCTTAATGCGGTCGATTTGCCGGTCCGTCAATCGCTCATGTCTGACTATACGGATGCGGTGGCGACACATCGTCCGACTGCCACGATTCACGGTGAACAGCGGGACCCATCGAAAATCTTCATCCTACCAGGTGTTCTCTCGACACGGACGTATCTGAAGCGTGACAATCAACTCGTTGAGGATGAAGCGCTCAATACACTGGGATTTTTGAACGCCTTTCTCGGGACGGAGACACGAAACGATTCATTCCGAGAGTACGTATGGAAACTGATTTTACAAAACCAACCACACGACAGCATTTGTGGATGTAGCATCGATGCCGTCCATGACGAGATGGAGACACGTTCAGCACGTGCACTCGCTGCCATGAGACAGTTCGAACAGACGCAGCTCGACAAGCATTATCCGGCACCGTATTTTGGTGAAGGCTATAACAATCAGCTCGTGGTGATCTCAACCGTGCCGGTCAAACGAATGCTCCCGGTAGAAACAACGATTCGTATCCCGAAACGTCTCGACCTCGGACATATTAGCCTCAGCATGAACGGGGGACCGATTGAGATCGACGTTTTGCGTCGGGAAGAGAAGGAAGTGTTTCTACGACACATTTTGGCAGAGCCGCATTACGACGAGTATGTAGAATATGACGTCGTCTTTTCGATCCCAGTCGAAGGGGCAGGCGCTTATGTATGTGAGATTGAGCGAGTCGAAGAAGCAGTCACACCACTTGCTCAAACAGAAGACGTCATCGAGAATGCGTTCTATAAAATCGAGACGAACGACCAAGGCTTGACGATTACGGATGTAGTGAGCGGGACACGTTATCCAGGACAACACGTCGTTTACTCGAGTCTCGATGCAGGCGATACGTATAACTACTCACCGCCACTTGAGGACTGTTTGTCAAAAGCAACACTTCTTCATGCCACGGTTGAACGTGGTCAATCCCATCAAACGATGTGTCTCGAGTTTACGTTGACGATCCCGGCTTCCTTGGATGATTCACGTCAAAAAGGAAGCGAACAGATGGTGACGATGCCAATCATGACTACGGTCACACTGTATGAACATGACCCGCTCATCCGTTTCAAGACGACAGTGGACAACAAGGCGCAAGACCATAAGCTCCGTGTCGCCTTTGATGTCGGAACGTGTGAAGTCACGACGGCGGATACGGCGTTTGATTGGAATGAACGGGAGACGATGCGGGACAAGCGATTTGATGCTGAGAAAAATGAAGAGTGCGTCATGGCGCAAGCGCCGACGTATTCGTTCGTTCAGGCCAATGCGCACACCCTCGTTCATCGCGGTCTACAAGAATACGTTGTGAGCACATACGACGACCGAGACGTCGTGGAGCTGACGATGCTCCGAGCGGTCGGCTGGTTGTCACGACGGGACTTGCGGACGCGAGGGAACGGGGCTGGACCCGGATTTGAAGTGCCGGGTGCACAATGTCTGCGAACGGACACATTCGAATACGGACTTGTGTTGAATCGGGAGAACGAGTCGGCGACACACATCACGAGCTTCCGTCGACGTCCGATCGTGCATCAAACACGCGCAGCGACACCGAGGCATTGGTTCACCATGACAGGTGGCGTATTCTCGAGTGTGACAGGAATCGAACCGAATGTCAGCGAAATTCGTCTATACAATCCGACGAGGGAACGTGTTCCTATTACCATGACGTTCGAACAACAGGTAACATTAGAGAGAGTAACGTTAACAGGAGACGTCATCGAACAGGTGGATGCGGCGTTTACGGTCCGACCGAAAGACATCGTGACGATCCGGGTGACGAGCGAAGAGAAATAG
- a CDS encoding ROK family protein: MRKFVALDIGGSFIKYGVLTEDAIFIEKHESMTEANQGGAHILEKVTGFIRDLQTRHDVQGICISTAGQVDSKEGVVVYASKLIPAYTGTRLKETLEATFSLPVEVENDVNCAGLAESWVGSGKGAKSLFCLTIGTGIGGSYILDNKLHTGHSFSGGEIGYIPIEGYAFEELASTRVLIERVEARTEQTGLNGKDVFEMAHAGNPIAIEEIDRLVYYLSKGIATVTYMMNPEKIIIGGGITAQKDYLYPRIMKQLAADIIPAILEKTTIEIARNLNNAGMIGALRHFLLQESMRPLRSITTIIESNHHRFTKREQLVADFIIQNLEAVPNKTITEMSRQINVSEATITRFCQKLEFGSYNKLRLLAKEATVSNRYYGPSNIDGLDEINEAYFMMMKKYDSLYDQKAMNRLKEVLESTNQVVLYATDEWSPLLPAIKTKLLEFGVMTDLFSGAQAIQLSKRAIRPETLVIGLSRDGYSEEVIDGLTNAKRIGAVTVGLSTQSDSPLFSVSDVRLTVASTENAHVTSIREVALFYLLDVITHTVRTEEPSSETV, encoded by the coding sequence ATGAGAAAATTCGTAGCGCTCGACATTGGCGGGTCGTTTATCAAGTACGGTGTGTTGACGGAAGATGCGATCTTTATCGAAAAACATGAGAGCATGACCGAAGCCAACCAGGGTGGGGCTCACATCTTAGAGAAGGTGACGGGATTCATCCGTGATTTGCAGACGCGTCACGACGTACAAGGCATTTGCATCTCAACGGCAGGGCAAGTCGACTCGAAAGAAGGGGTCGTCGTCTATGCCTCGAAGTTGATTCCTGCCTACACGGGCACCCGGTTAAAAGAAACGTTGGAGGCAACGTTCAGTCTGCCAGTCGAGGTCGAAAACGATGTGAACTGTGCCGGACTGGCCGAGTCATGGGTCGGGAGCGGCAAAGGGGCGAAAAGCTTATTCTGCCTGACAATCGGAACGGGAATCGGAGGTAGTTACATTCTCGACAACAAACTCCATACGGGGCATAGCTTCAGTGGGGGCGAGATCGGTTATATCCCGATTGAAGGATATGCGTTCGAAGAATTGGCGTCTACCCGTGTCCTCATCGAACGTGTCGAGGCGAGAACGGAACAGACGGGATTGAACGGGAAAGACGTGTTCGAGATGGCGCATGCGGGCAATCCGATTGCTATCGAAGAAATCGATCGTCTCGTCTATTACTTGTCAAAAGGGATTGCTACGGTGACGTATATGATGAACCCTGAAAAAATCATCATCGGTGGCGGAATCACGGCGCAAAAAGACTACTTGTATCCTCGCATCATGAAGCAACTCGCTGCCGACATCATTCCTGCCATCTTGGAGAAGACGACGATTGAGATTGCCCGGAACTTGAACAACGCCGGGATGATTGGAGCGCTTCGTCACTTCTTGCTCCAGGAATCGATGCGACCGCTCCGGAGCATCACGACGATTATCGAGTCGAACCATCATCGCTTCACGAAACGCGAGCAACTCGTCGCTGACTTTATCATCCAGAACCTTGAAGCTGTACCGAATAAGACGATCACTGAAATGTCTCGCCAAATCAACGTATCGGAAGCGACAATCACCCGCTTTTGCCAAAAGCTCGAGTTCGGGTCATATAATAAGTTGCGCTTACTTGCCAAAGAAGCGACTGTCAGCAATCGCTACTATGGCCCTTCGAATATCGATGGACTCGATGAGATTAACGAAGCGTACTTCATGATGATGAAGAAATACGATTCATTGTATGACCAAAAAGCGATGAACCGACTGAAAGAAGTGCTTGAATCGACGAACCAAGTCGTCTTATACGCGACGGATGAGTGGTCGCCGCTCTTACCCGCCATCAAGACGAAGCTGTTGGAGTTTGGCGTGATGACGGATCTGTTCTCAGGAGCGCAAGCGATTCAATTGTCCAAACGGGCGATTCGCCCGGAGACACTCGTCATCGGTCTAAGTCGCGATGGCTATAGTGAAGAAGTCATTGACGGTTTGACGAATGCGAAACGAATCGGTGCCGTCACCGTCGGACTATCGACACAAAGTGATTCGCCACTCTTTTCCGTATCAGATGTCCGTCTGACTGTCGCTTCAACGGAAAACGCGCATGTCACGTCGATTCGTGAAGTTGCCCTGTTTTATCTATTAGATGTCATCACGCACACGGTTCGGACGGAAGAGCCAAGCAGTGAGACGGTTTGA
- a CDS encoding DUF4127 family protein, translating to MKIVYVPIDERPCNVDVVQRIVGVTDEVTLLTPPDHLYGYKKEAADKIGIREWVRSVKDCDAFVLSADMLCYGGLLPSRLHHMTETDRDAFIEWMRTLQSETDAPLYVATMIMRTPKYSSNDEEPDYYGQFGAEIYRRSWLQDREGRDGLTEMEQQELVTLNELVPTEHVEDYEARRAFNRSINEAMIQLVEEGVIERLFIPQDDSAEYGYTSIDQTNVLRQIQERRVLTKVHMYPGADEVGATMVARAFLDHQGTRPRVHPMWSSVLGPTLIPMYEDRPFIESMYAHLDAIGLHLVETIEDADLMLAYNVPGRVMQESWDQDERDVTYTSFRHMRQFVTKIESALTQGKRVIVADSAYANGGDQELIMWLDELNILEQLDSYKGWNTNGNTLGTTLAQGVFAQVGKRERIRENVLYHVLDDFVYQAKVRMKMTNTVLPQYGASYFDLNEQATVISQERDRVMTEVARHVIRHSFQEAWTVNTSAPWNRMFECRLEFGGTTQ from the coding sequence ATGAAAATCGTATATGTACCGATCGATGAACGACCATGTAATGTCGATGTGGTGCAGCGGATTGTCGGGGTGACCGACGAGGTGACGCTGCTCACGCCACCCGATCATTTATATGGATACAAAAAAGAAGCCGCCGACAAAATAGGGATTCGAGAGTGGGTGCGCAGTGTCAAAGACTGCGACGCTTTCGTCCTCAGTGCGGACATGCTTTGCTATGGCGGGCTCTTGCCGTCACGTCTTCATCATATGACAGAGACGGACCGTGACGCTTTCATCGAGTGGATGCGGACGCTCCAAAGTGAGACGGATGCACCGCTTTATGTCGCGACGATGATCATGCGCACACCGAAGTATAGCTCGAATGATGAAGAACCTGACTATTATGGTCAATTCGGAGCCGAAATCTATCGACGTTCCTGGTTACAGGACAGAGAGGGACGTGACGGTTTGACCGAGATGGAACAGCAGGAACTCGTGACATTGAACGAATTGGTTCCAACAGAACATGTGGAGGATTATGAGGCGAGACGTGCCTTCAACCGATCTATCAACGAAGCGATGATTCAACTCGTTGAGGAAGGTGTCATTGAGCGGTTGTTCATCCCTCAAGACGATAGTGCCGAATATGGCTACACATCGATTGACCAGACAAACGTATTAAGGCAAATACAAGAACGACGTGTGTTGACGAAGGTTCATATGTATCCTGGAGCGGATGAAGTAGGTGCAACCATGGTCGCCCGAGCCTTTTTGGACCATCAAGGAACACGACCACGGGTGCATCCGATGTGGAGTAGTGTCCTCGGTCCGACGTTAATCCCGATGTATGAGGACCGACCGTTCATCGAAAGCATGTATGCCCATCTGGACGCGATTGGACTACACCTCGTCGAGACGATAGAAGACGCGGATCTCATGCTCGCCTACAATGTCCCCGGACGTGTGATGCAGGAATCGTGGGATCAAGACGAGCGTGATGTGACGTACACGAGTTTTCGTCACATGCGTCAATTCGTCACCAAGATCGAATCTGCGCTTACGCAAGGGAAACGAGTCATCGTCGCCGACAGTGCCTATGCCAACGGTGGGGATCAAGAGTTGATCATGTGGCTCGATGAGTTGAATATTCTCGAACAGTTGGACTCTTACAAAGGTTGGAATACGAACGGGAATACGCTCGGGACGACGCTCGCGCAAGGGGTGTTTGCCCAAGTCGGGAAGAGAGAGCGGATTCGTGAGAACGTCCTGTATCACGTCCTTGACGATTTCGTCTATCAAGCAAAAGTTCGGATGAAGATGACGAATACCGTGTTACCGCAGTATGGGGCGAGCTACTTCGATTTAAACGAACAGGCAACAGTGATTTCGCAAGAGCGTGACCGTGTGATGACGGAAGTGGCGCGACATGTAATCCGTCATTCTTTCCAAGAAGCATGGACAGTCAACACATCGGCACCTTGGAACCGCATGTTTGAATGCCGATTAGAGTTTGGAGGAACAACCCAATGA
- a CDS encoding N-acetylmannosamine-6-phosphate 2-epimerase, whose protein sequence is MIEQLRSQLIVSCQALPDEPLHGSAIMARMAVAAKEGGASGIRANGIEDIQAIQSVVDLPIIGIIKREYDGSDVYITPTLEEVDALVSAGVDLIALDATHRARPDGSTIATLFPLLKEKYPNQRFMADCATLEDAVRAERLGFDVVAPTLYGYTAETVGKKVYEGDFQFLREMVQIVSIPVIAEGNVITPEHARRVLEIGAYAVVVGGAITRPQQIAKRFVEGIHSLSPR, encoded by the coding sequence ATGATTGAACAATTAAGAAGTCAGTTGATCGTGTCCTGTCAGGCGCTCCCGGATGAACCGCTCCACGGTTCGGCTATCATGGCCCGCATGGCTGTCGCCGCAAAAGAGGGTGGGGCGAGTGGGATTCGTGCGAACGGCATCGAAGACATTCAAGCGATTCAATCTGTCGTCGATCTACCCATCATCGGCATCATCAAACGGGAATACGATGGTTCGGATGTTTACATCACACCGACGCTGGAAGAAGTCGACGCGCTCGTATCGGCAGGTGTCGATTTGATTGCGCTCGATGCGACACATCGAGCGCGTCCGGACGGTTCGACGATTGCCACGTTGTTCCCGCTATTAAAAGAGAAGTATCCGAATCAACGCTTCATGGCGGATTGTGCCACACTCGAAGATGCGGTCCGCGCTGAACGGCTAGGGTTCGATGTCGTCGCACCGACGCTCTATGGTTATACAGCGGAGACGGTTGGTAAGAAAGTGTATGAAGGTGACTTTCAATTTTTAAGGGAAATGGTGCAGATTGTCTCGATTCCTGTCATTGCGGAAGGGAATGTGATTACACCGGAGCATGCACGTAGAGTTCTTGAAATCGGGGCGTATGCGGTCGTCGTCGGTGGCGCCATCACACGACCACAGCAGATTGCAAAGCGTTTTGTGGAAGGGATTCACAGCCTGTCACCGAGGTAA
- a CDS encoding aldose epimerase family protein has product MKQATIQNSNGMTLSAIDYGCAMTELTAPDREGNLESVILKYGDVSQYLENPIYLGSVVGRIAGRIRNAEIDSVALSPSEAPHHIHGGDKGITARYWEMDAEERCIQFTYVSPNGEEGYPGNVFFKVIYELTDDNELIVTMTAETDELTWVNLNHHNYFNLGGRSTIHDHMLTLPADSVGVLDAESLPTGELRDVSGTPFDFRDKKAVREALESGDEAIERADGLDHPFILKDEPIRLHDPVSGRTMTIETNQPVMVVYTGNFLSEATPVTLDGRQKHSAICLEAQAFPDAPNHPHIATSIELKPGELYHSRTVYRFSASSH; this is encoded by the coding sequence ATGAAACAAGCAACGATTCAAAATAGTAACGGCATGACACTATCCGCCATCGACTATGGCTGTGCGATGACGGAGCTGACGGCCCCGGACCGAGAAGGTAACCTAGAATCGGTCATTTTGAAATACGGGGACGTCTCTCAATACTTAGAAAACCCGATTTATCTTGGATCGGTCGTCGGGCGAATCGCCGGACGCATCCGAAACGCAGAGATTGATAGTGTCGCCTTGTCCCCAAGCGAGGCGCCTCATCATATCCATGGAGGAGACAAAGGCATCACGGCCCGTTACTGGGAGATGGATGCTGAAGAGCGTTGTATCCAGTTTACCTACGTGAGCCCGAATGGGGAGGAAGGATATCCCGGGAATGTCTTCTTCAAAGTGATTTATGAACTGACGGACGATAATGAGCTGATTGTCACAATGACGGCGGAGACGGACGAACTGACATGGGTCAACCTGAATCATCACAACTACTTCAATCTCGGCGGACGATCGACCATCCATGACCATATGCTGACGCTACCAGCGGATTCGGTCGGGGTGCTCGATGCAGAATCGTTGCCGACAGGAGAGTTGCGAGACGTGAGCGGGACGCCGTTTGACTTCCGAGATAAGAAAGCGGTCCGAGAAGCGCTCGAGTCTGGAGACGAGGCGATTGAGCGTGCTGATGGACTCGATCATCCTTTCATCTTGAAGGATGAACCGATCCGATTGCATGACCCGGTGAGCGGACGGACAATGACAATCGAGACGAATCAACCCGTCATGGTCGTCTATACGGGCAACTTTCTCAGTGAAGCGACGCCGGTGACGCTTGATGGTCGACAAAAACATAGCGCGATTTGTCTCGAGGCACAGGCGTTCCCGGACGCTCCGAACCATCCACACATCGCGACCTCGATCGAACTGAAACCGGGTGAATTGTATCATTCGCGAACGGTGTATCGGTTTTCAGCGAGTTCACATTAA